The sequence below is a genomic window from Brevibacillus laterosporus.
ACGAAAGTATTATATCCTGATGTTGCCAAAAAGTTTAATACAACAGCTAGCCGTGTAGAACGTGCCATACGTCATGCAATTGAAGTAGCTTGGTCGCGAGGTAACTTGGATTCTATTTCTAGCTTGTTTGGGTATACGGTTTCTAATACGAAGGCAAAACCAACGAATAGTGAGTTCATCGCAATGGTTGCGGATAAGCTGAGGCTTGAGCATAAGGCGTCATAATCTCAGTATTGGCGCCATTCTTGCGTAAATCTACCCGTCCTGTTCCCACAAATTTCGGCGATTTTTTTGCGGAGATTCCCATAAACTTTTCGTTACAATACCAATAAAGATAGCGATATTGGCTTTCGTGAAAATCGAAAATTTATCGGACGTGTCGTTGTTTCATAGTGTAACCGAAATGCATATCGCGAGGCAATACGCTGGTCCTTCGGGATTGGCGTATTTTATTTGGATTATACTGGATAATCTAGTAAGATTAACGTATATTGAAGCTGTTGAAATCTGGAGGGATAGAAGTGGAAAAATTTGCATATGCAGTAATACTTGCACTCTTGCTAGCCGGTTGTAGCTCGGAACAAACGAGTAAGTCTTTAAGCGTAGAGGAGCAACTCGCACTTCAATACGTAGAGCAGTTTCAGAACAGTAAGGATGTAGAGGTTAAGAAGAAATTCGTTGAGGAACATATTTATACTGATGCCAAGCCGATTTTCACGTTAGTCGCGAGCACTCCGTCCAAAGATAGCGTAGCCCTTAACGATGTATCTATAGTTGGATCGGTAGATTACGAAAAAGACGGAGAAAAGGGTAAATCCGTATTAGTCCGCGGTAAAAAGAGTAATGGTGAGGATGTTGAAGAAATATTTCTGTTCTCAGATGGCAAGCTTGTGTGGGGATACACAGAGGCAGACGATAAAGCAACCTTCGATAAGCTCCGCATGGAGTTTAAATAATATAAATCTAGGCGTACTATTCGCCTATTACTCTTAAATACATAACGGACGGAGCCTGTCGAGAGACAGGCTTTATTTTTTTGCTCAAAAAAAATTTTTTAAGGTTTATGTACCAATTTTGACTACCTCATACCCCTATTAATAGTAGAGATGTGCAATTAATGCTAGTCGAGTGAAATTAACTTATTAAACGTGTACCAAATTTTTAAATTTTTGTAGTCTCGTAATTATAGGCAATAGTTAAAAGAAAAAATTTTGTAAGTTGTCCCAATTTTAATGACTCCATGGTCCTATTAAGAGTAAAGGAACAAAAATATTTCTCCTAAAAGTGTGCGAACTTTCCATCGCGTACGTATGAATAAGTGTAAGAGTAATTCGAAGGTGGTCCATTCCGATTTGCTCATGGACAAAAAAATATGAGGGGTGTGTACCAATTTTCATGACTTGATGCAGTATTACATAGTAAGGAGGTGAAACGTAAATGACCGAACAGAATCTCGTTTCAGTCGAAACCCAATCGGAGTTCTCCGTCACCAGCGGTCGTCGAGAAACCCGCATCTTCCTTAAGATGTACGTAGACGCCGTCCATTCCGGCCTACTCGCGGACATCGGCGATGAGAACTGGCGTACACTCTGCGTAATAGCCGCCTTCATGAACGAACGAGGCGAGTGCTACCCGACGCAAGAGATGATCGCGCATAGACTCGGAGTCAAACGGGAAACGGCGAACAGGCGAATCAAACGCCTGCTGAAATATCGATGGGATGGGCGGGAGGTGGTACGCGCGTCAAAAGTTAGGGGCGGCGATGGGAAGTGGCAAAATACGCGTTATACGGTGCTTCCGATAAGCCATTTAGCGATATTTAAGGGAGCTACGTGACGCGTATGTAACATGGTTGAGTATCACATGGCACGAACGTCACACTAACAAGAACTAATCTTTTAACAAGAACTAATCTTTAACAAGAAAAAGATAACGCATCAATCAGTCACTACGTTCCTTCTATCGCGCGGTCACTATTAGATAAGGAATAACAATATAGTGGACTTGCAACGCGGCCTAATATATACAACCAGAGGGAACCATTAAAGCTTATTCGAAGAAGAAAGGAGAATGAATGTGGAGATTCAAAGTAAAGAGTCCACGCCAATTACCTCAAATAATATCGCTGTTCTTACCGCGGAAATCAACTCATATAAAAAGCTAGCTGGACAGGCAATTTTTGAGATTGGACGTAGGTTAAAATCGGTACACGACGCCAATATAGATTCGGAGAACGCGGAGGAACGTAAGCTTGCAGAACAACGTGAGTCACTAGGCGGTTGGTTAAAGTGGTTAGGGGAGCACGTTGAATTTACGAGACAAACAGCAACTCGATTTATTCAAGCGTTTGAGCAGTTGGGCAGTGGTACGACGTCGTACCATTTGGATAGCGGTAAAATTTTCGAACTCATTTCGCTCCCAGCCGACGTCGACCGCGCCGACTTCGTTTCCCAACCGCACACGATCCCGTCCACAGGCGAGACCAAGTCCGTAGATGAAATGACCGTCCGTGAACTCCGCGAAGTCAAACGGGAACTCAAAGCCGAGAGGGAATCGCGTGAAATAGCGGAACGTCAGCGGGACGAGGCGTTGGAATCAGCGCGGACTATGCGTGATACACTCGAATCCATCCACGACGACGTCCACGAGATAAAGACGGGGACAGAAATCAGCGGGCGATCGCTTGAGTTCTCCGCATCTGTCCGCGATTTTCTAAAAAGGTATTCGTTTATGACACATTTTGACGCAGAGTTCTCGACTATGAACGATCGCTCTGCGAAGGAATACCAGACGGCGGTCGACGGCATGTACGACTTTTTAGACGGAATATCCAAGATGCTTCCATCACGACGGAATCGTGAATCCATAATAATAGAGGCTAATTAACGAGGGGGAATTTATTGTGTTCAGTTTAAAACAAGTAAAAGACGGAAAGAAAATCGCGTTTTATATGGATAATACTCCGGAGTATCGCGAGCAAATGCTATTGATTACAAACGCTATCTTCTCAGGTGAGTTGACGCAGATTACGACATTAAACAAGATAAGCGAATTGCTTACGACGCATCTGGCATACTGCTCAGATAAGTTTGAGTGGCAAGAGCGTAGGGCAATAGAGCAAGAACGCGCGATTAACGAGTTGGTGAAGCTGGTCGAGAGCCTTACGGAACAGAAGCCAGTTGTCGAAGCCAAACGTAAATCCGGGCGTCCGTCTAAGAAACAGCTTGAATTATGGGAACGTCAATATGACGAGATTATTGTACTTCATAGGCAATGGGCGAAGAACAAAGGTTATGACGTGGACAATCAAAATTCAATGGCTCATTCGTGGAATACGATGCATCACGATTACCGAGACGCTTCGGGTTACTGGCCTGCTAAAAAAGATAAGCATCCAGTATTCGGAAGCCGTCAGGCAACTCGCCTTATGACAACCCTTTTTGACGGAGAGGGCGAGGGACTTATTCAATTCCTACGTAGTGATATCGGAAGGAGACCGTCTTCCTCAAAAGAAGTAACTTTACGTCTAAACATAAAAGGAGCCTAGTCCAGTGCGTATACTTGCCGGAACGTGGCGCCGGTTATCTCCCGCCACTAAACTACGATTACTCAACGCGTGGTCGCGTAAATAAAACGATAGGAGGACGGAAATCATGACAGAGCCACGGTATAAAGGAGTAGCAGGAGAATTACTAGTTCAATTCGAATTAGCCATGCGCAATATTAGCGTCTATCCAGCGGGTACCGCGTTTTCGGACTGTGATCTTGTCGCGGAAGTTGACGGTAAGCTACATAAAATTCAGGTAAAATGCGGAAGCAACACTCGCAATAGTAACCGCATAGAGACTACTGTAAAACGTGGAACCGGCGTTAAAAAACGCGAATATGACGAGGACGCCTTTGATATCCTCGCGGTAGTTGATTTAGAAAATCGTAAAGTGGCGTTTCTCCCAAGAAAAGAACTAGGAATAAAATCATCCGTAACCCTCTGGTTAGAACCGCCGAGTCCTAATTCTAGTCGGCTAGAGTTCAAAGACTATCTCGAAATCGCTTCGTAAATAAAACGAAAGTAGGGCGCTTCCTCATGATACTTTGTAATGACGATTGTACTACTATATGCGACTTCTGCGTGTACTTTCAGGATAGTCACATGCTTTCGGAAGAGTGTGACGGCATTTGCTCGCTAACTGGCGGAGAGACGTACGCAACGAGCACCTGCGACAATTTCCATTGTATTCGCGTAAAGGTCGCGTAAATAAAACGAATATGGAGGTGCCAACTATGCCGTATCCACGATCCGAACAAGAGACCGTTTTGACATATGAATACGAAACCCGCAAATGGATCGCCTATTCCTGCGTTCCTACTCACATCCGTAAACTTACCGAAATTGGCCGTAACGTCACCGTATTAGATCGCGACGAATCCGGTGACCCATCCGCAATCCGAGCCGAACTATCACCGAAACAAGTCCGTATGGTCGCGGAACGGGTTATGACGGAAGAGCAACGGGCGGCCGCGGCTGATAGGCTCCGTTTACTCAACGTTAATAGGACGAAAACAGACGTAGTAGAACCGACGGGATAATTCGTACCACCCGAAAGTCAATCCAATTTAGCTCGATTATAATCAATGAAAACGGAGGTCATATGATGCGTAAACACTTCGTCAATCTAACGAATGGAATCGAGGCTATCCCGGATATTTCTTATGAGTATTCATTTATCCGTATTCAATCGACAGCTTGCGAACAGAAACGATGGGACTTCCTCCTTCAAGACCTCGATTATACGTTTCTCATGTCGCTGGCCCTCGGACATACGTGCGTTGTTTACGATTACGGCGCGAGGAAGAACGTCCCCCGTGCGATTTATCAAGGCTTAGAGTTCATCTACTTCGCGTTGAACCGCAGATGGCTCGGCAAAGATGTCATCCCCGTAGTTCGCGGCAAAAACGTTTATCAATATTTCGATGAATGCTACCGGGAGCTCACCGATCGGACGTTGAAAAAACTGGACTACTTCCGCAAGTTTCTACTTACGGATGAGATTCGGCTAGAGGTTAAAACAGCAGCGACTGAACACGACGGGGACTACCGCTGGTACCGCGACGTGCTTGCGGAGGTATCGTGACCCAATAGACGATACACCACCGCAAATTGCCGCACATGTAATTCCGGCAACCCTAACGTATAGTGTCTGCCTTTCCATTCGAGTTTGTACGGGATCGCGGCGGAATTTAACTCGGAAAGTATTAACGTAATTTGATCGTAAGGTACAACGTAAGTAAACGAAATATTCATAATATCCACGCTCCTTTAGCGCAAATTATAGTGCGAGGACGTGGGACAAAAAAAAGAAAGGGAGTCACTCCTATGAAAAAATATAAAATCAAGTGTCAATCTAGCTCAGTTGAGCAAGTAGTTATTCTGTCTGCAAATTCATCAGCAGAAGCGTTGGAAGAGGCGAAAAAATACTTTCCTGAACGGATGTATAGTTATTTATCACTTAGTTCAGATGACTGCGAATTTCGGGAATTGCTCCGGAAAAATAGATATCCAGAAAGGGCGCTGGAGAAACTCAGCGATGAAGAATGCGAAGGTGAATGCGAGGCAATAGGGATTATATGATCGAACAACAAAAATTCGAAACGATGGACATATGTAAAATGTGTCTAAATGTAGAGCTAGTAAACTGCGAGAAGTTATGCAGAGAGTGTGCTAGAGAACTGGAATAGCTAGGGAGTATATAGGGGTGATCGGGTTGAAACGCAAAATTGCATTAAGACGACTAAAACGAACATGCGGTATCTGCAAATGCTTCTTTAAAAAAGGTGATGTTTATTATCGAAAACGCACTGTTCTTGAAGCATATGGGGACTTGTTTTCATTCGAACAAACATACTGCGCAAGATGCCAATACAAAATGGTACAACGAGCATCTAGGTTCGAAGTTTTCAAAGCGAAATGTCATCATCCAATCGGAGAAGAAGTGTGGTCAACTATTCCTGGAGAAGCAGTCATGCAGCCAGACCGCTATGAATGTGGTATTTGCGGAAAATGGCTTTAAAAAATGGAGGGGAAGCGCAATGACCGAACAGCAGATCGTTGAAACACTGGCAACTGAGGTAATGGGGTGGGATATAGAAGATGAGAAAAACTTTCGCTTTCAAGGAGTGCTTGAAGTGAGGGATTGTCTTAATCATTTTGAGGAATGGAACCCACTCCAAAACATAGCTGATGCATGGCAATTGGTTGATAAAATTGGACCATTTGAGTATAGGAAGTCTCCAACGTTGGAGGGTGATTATCAGCACTTTGCAAAGTTTTTCTATCATGGTCACTGGTATTCAGAAGAAGGAGCAACCATACAAGATGCGATATGTCGAGCTGTATTAAAAGCCTACGGAATTGATTTAACACATCGGTAACCATAACGAATGGGGAGATTGCTTTGAAAGTAGAATGGCGGATTGATGGAGAGGATTGTATAAGGGTCATTGTAGGTGGGGTAGAAGTAGTTACTATTGATGCTTCAGAATCAAATGAACGTGAGTTTGGATTATGGGAGAAGCCGGAGATAGAGGAGTTATTGCTAGAACAATTCTCAGAGTACCTTCCTGATGATCCAATTTTCGTAATGCTGTGATCTAACACACGATTTGTAAATAGGGTGGCGGGCACAATGAAAAAACATGAAGTCTTATCTGCTTTAGACAGGATTAGAGAAATGACGGATGCGGAGATTGAAATGAATACGGATTGGATACGCAAAGTAGCTCTATCTGCGTACACCCTGATTAAGCAGAAATCTAAGTAAATACAAGATGTAGGAGGTTTTTGAATGGCTAGATTTAAGTTTTGTGTATCGATTGGATACGTGGGATCAAAACGAGAAGATGGTGCAGCGATACTTTGACGAATGGCTTTATAACAACATCGATGTAAGTTGGGGAAGGGTAAATTAACAAACCATTACTTGTGATAAGGGAGGATGCGGAATGGCCCAAACAATTAAGTTTTCGGAATTACGGCTGGGGCAATTTATAGCTCACGGCGATGATGTGATAACACAGAAAAAAGCCTTAGAAAGGCACAATGAAGGAACAACAGAGCCTATGTACACTGTTACCCAAGAGTTTATCGATTCTATTCTACATCAAATTTATGACGATTATGTCAAGGGGATCGATAAGGAGAAATATACAGCCCCTAATGACGGAATGTTGATTGTGTTTGATGAGGTGGTATCGCGATGACCGCGGATATAGTCGTTGATCTAGACGAGAGCCAACGTTTTGTAACGAAAGACCCAGAGAGTTTGCGAATAGTGATCGTTGATCAAATAGTCTTATGTCCAATCGCCAATCAAATTAATTACTGCGGATACGCTTTTGATGTTGATTATGAAGAAGCGGAGCTCACGAACAAACAAAAAGTACGCATGATTTTTAGTACGAAATTAGAACTCGCGTTAACTGGAGGGGATGCGCTATGACCACGAATATTTGTGGCCGCCCATACGTTTTATTCGATCCCGGGCAGACGGCGGAGATAAAACGAGTTGAGCGAAAAAATGACGCTATTGACCGCATCGTGAACGGTTTAAACGAAGCCCTAAACGCAGTTGACGACTATGTCTACGAGCATAGCGTAGACGGTGCCTTGCGAGGGACGGTTAGTGACGCGATTGGTCTGCTCCTGCATGCGTCAGGCTTAGAGTGGGACGAGGATATCAACGAGGCTTTTATAACAATGGGAAGCTTATCGGAGATCGAATGGAAAGGGGAACGTGATCTAATATGATGACGCGTGAAGAAATCGGAGCGATACGTGAACGTGCGGAGGATGCGACCGTGGTAGTACCGATACAGACGGAAATCGGAAACTCGGGATACGGTATGCACAACGCTGTGGTAAATGCGTACCATACGGACGAGCAGTTCATCATTCGCGAAGACATACCGAAGTTACTAGCGGAGATCGAACGATTACAAACCAACTGGCGACGGTTGAAGGAGTACGTAGAGGGCTGGCGAGACAAAGCCTTTGCAGATCACGAGGCAATAGAGGGAGAAGGTGCTCGATACTTCTACGGTGGCAGGTCCGGGGCACTTACTAATGTGCAAGACATGATTAACGCACTGGAATGGGAGGGCGAGGAATGCTAACCCGTCTCAAACTAGTCTATCACGCGTGGCAATTAAAACGCGCGGTCAAACGACGGATAGCCGCAGATAAAGCGTATACACGACACTATTGCGAATGGCATGCGTTACGATTACGTAAAAAGGGGTGACGGATAGTGCGCAAGGTGGAACGGCTAGCGATGAAGATTATATGGCGAATAGTGATGTGCATTGGGTTGCTCGCGGTTTTTTTATGGTTCGTAAGCGGCGATCCTCCGAAAAGGGTAGAGATATACGGGCCTAAGCATGTGCAAACGAAACAAATTGATTCTGGCGAGTCAGATGTAGACGACTTTTCGGACTACATGTATAACCAATGGCTACCGCAGACAACGACGGTAATTCTATTTTAGGGAGAGATTTATGAATGAGTAAAAGAGTCATGCCTCATGATGGCGGGTGTTGGTCCTGCTATACGAAAATGGACGACATGACGTTCGACACCGCATTTGACACGTACGTACATCGCGCTTGCCTCGTAGGAGCCCTGATTCTTGCCGAAAATCCAGAGGCGGTAATCATCACAGAGGAAACGTTTTGTGATGATGCTGAGATATCTGCACTGGCAAAAGAGACACGTAAACTAATAGATGCGAAAGGGAGCGATGTGTAAATGGAACGGAATCTACACGAAGACTTAGAGATATGCAACACGGCTACAGAAGGGGCGTGGAACGCGGATCGTGTTGAGTGGCCGGGGAACGAAAACTTGCGGCACTGGGTAATGACGCACGAGGACGGATTAGCTTGCGCTGTAAGTTACGAAGATGCTCGGTTTATTGCCGAAGCTCGTGACGGATGGCCTCATGCGATTGAACGTGCGTTATCCGCCGAAGCGGATGTAGAACGGTTGCGTAAGATAATTGACCGAATATATGCGTACGTCCAAGAAAAATGGGAGGAAGAGCCGGAGCGAGAAGCACAGATTGCGTATTGTCGCGTCTTATTTGAGATTGAACGTTCAGAAAGGGAGGAGGTGTCCCTCGATGACAAAGCGTAAACTCCCGCCCGCAAAGGCGTGGCGCGAACGGGAAATTTCTGATTGGAATACGACAACTTTTACCGAATTTCTACGTGACAGACACGAAGAACTCTATGGACTCCCTTACGTCCCAGCCCGTGGCTGGCGCGCCGAGCAAGGGATGATTAAACGGATGATCGACGAACACGGGGCGGAAGTGACCAAGCGGTTTATTGACGGATGCTTTCGTGAGTACAAGCCAACGCGCGAATATCCGGCATTGACTTGGACGTTCATGTACGTTTACATGAGGGCGCGTATCCTGCCGAAAGCGTTACGGGAGAGTGAACGTGTGGCGCGCGATGAGAAAGCCGCGCAGCAGACTTCGGAAGAGTTGGCGGATTGGTGGTAAAACGAGGAGGGAATGAGCACATGTTGTTAAGTATGAAAGACGGCGGAATTATAAACATTGCTTCTGATAGCAGTTATTCTCCCGGCTGTGAAACTTGTGATTATGGAAGTAGTTATATAAATGAGTTTTCAATACAGTTGACGACAGGCGTAATCAACATCGAAGTAGACCAGATGTTTGAGTTCGCTCTGTCGGATGGTTATATGATGCAGTTGATATTACCCAACGTAGAAAAAATCAAAGAAATGACCGAGAAAGAGTTTTGTGACTGGTTGAGAGAGACAATGGAAAAAGATCACAAGGAGGGTATAGAGATTGAGTTTCGAGTTAACTTTGACTAAACGGAGGTGATTAAGTTTGACTAATGCACCTAACTGCATCCTACGCGAACCCTGCCGTCAGTCCACCGACCCGACCGCCTGTACACGCCTGTGCCCGTCCTTCATCGCGATGCACGGAGCCAGCGGAATAGGGGGCCGAGTAGCCGCCGCCTGCATCCCGAGTGATTACGCCTTTGTAACCGTCGAGACGGCACCGCCACGCGTCGATCAGCGCGGTATCTATACGAATATAGAACGTTATATAACGACGTTTATACGCCAGTTTAACGATGATTCTGAACGTATTAAATCGTTGTATCTATTTTCGTATGAACCCGGCACAGGCAAGACAACGACAGCCGTCGCAATTGCGAACGCGTACCTAACAACGCACTACATCGGCTCAATCCAACGGGGGCTCCAACCTCTACAACGGCCGGTCTTCTTCCTCGATGTCAACGAGTGGCAGACGTTATTTAACCAGTTTAATCGACCACGCGTACCCGACCACGTTGCCGAACCAGCATCGGGGAAATACTACGAGTGGATGAAACACGCGACGAACGCTCCGTTCGTGGTGCTGGACGATATCGGGGTTCGGGACGCGACCGATGCTTTCCGAGGCGATCTGCATACGATTATTAACCATCGGGTGACCAATCGGATGCCTACCGTTTATACCTCGAATTTACCTATGGATGAGTTGGCGGAGGTATTTGACGAAAGGCTTGCGGATCGTGTGAGGGATCAATGCGCACAGCTTATGTTTTACGGCGAGTCTAAAAGGGGGCTACGAAAATGATTGCGAGATTATTCCGTAGGAAACCGCGTATGACCGATGAAGAACGGGATTACTGCGCAGAGGCGATCATTGATTATGCGCTTCTAATAGAGTTTCGAAATGAGTTCGGTGGATTATCGGATGAGAAGGAGGATCGGTTGTCAGGAAAGCTAACGGAATGGTGGCTGAATTTACGTCTATAAAATCCAATTAATAGGAGTAATTGTAAATATTTATGCATGTAACTGGTAAACGTCACCATAGTATAATTTGGTTGTAAAGGCGTTTTCATACACGGAGGTGAGCGGTTTTGGCATACGGTGAATCGTTTCTATCGAAAGTGATTGACGCAAACGATACGGCTGCATTTATTCGATACGACATTAGCGCCGAGCATTTCCTTACGGAAGCCGAACGGAAGGCATACCGGTTTATAACAGATTACGCGGACACTAACGGAGGGCAGGCGCCTGACTATCGGACGGTGGTCGCTGAGTGTGCGGACTTTACGTACATGCCGGAAGTGGGCGACTCCTTCGAATACATGGCGCGTAAAATAAAGAACGATGCGGGTAAAGTACGGCTACATTCGTTCTTGACGGGACGAGACGTAAGCGCCAAGTTTACGGAACTACCTACGGAAGAGTTTGCCGCGTGGCTCATCGAGCAAACAGAACGGATCAAGACGGAAACGGCTACGCGATCAAAGGTAGGAACGGATATCAAACGTGATACAACAACGTTCCTAGACGAGTATCGAAAACGTAAGGAAGGAACGTCGTTTAAGATATGGAAGTCGAAATTTCCTACGATTAATAAAGAGATCGGCGGCTACCTTTCCGGCAACGTCTACACATGGTACGGACGGAGCGGTCGTGGTAAATCTATCTTTACGATGGAGGAGGCGATAGAGGCCGCAGCCCAGGGCGCAAACGTACTCGTATGGGCGATGGAAATGTCACGGTTTGAGTGGATGGCGCGTGCCTACTCATCTATATCAGCGCGACAAGGGGCGATTACTGCGAGCATAGACGGCGTGAATTACGAGGCAGGCTTCGAGAATAAGGCGCTTCTTACTGGTAAGTTAACGGAAGAATTTGAACGGGGCTTTGAACAGTTTTTGACGCAGATTAACGAAACCTTGCCGGGGACTATCGTAGTCCGTGCGGTAGATGATGTCGACTTTTCTTCGCGTAAAGTCCGTGACTTAGAGGCGGATATCATAGTAACCAAGGCGGACGTTGTCGTTATCGACCCGTATTACTACATGACATACGAGGCTAATACGTCTAAGACGACGGGCGGGGATGCGGCAGAAACTTCGAAAAAGATACGGGCTATTGCGGGGCGACACCAATGCGTCATTCATGGTATTACGCAGGCAGAGGAAGTGCGCGACGACAAGGATGACGAAGGAAATCGGGAACTAAGACCGCCTACACGCGCAGAGCTAAAGAAAAGTAAATCGTTTCTCGAAGATTCAGCGTTAACTATCGGTATAGATACGTTGGATGGAATCGGCATTATACAGTTAAACAAAGGGCGGAATGGTGGCGAGGGAGTAACGGTGGAAGTCGTGTATCTGCCTAATTACGGGATTGTACGCGAACTACCAAGCGGAGAGGCAGCCGTAGCGCAGTTTAAACCGCAGTTCTAAGGAGGCGTATATATGCAGATAGACATTCGGGCAGAACTCGAACAGTTTCCGTGGACAGCCGCAACGTGGACGGAGGATAAGCTGCTTGCGGCCAGTCCGTTCCGTTTGGATCGGTCGCCGTCATTCTACGTATGGTTACGGGATAGTAATATAGCAAAAGCCGGCTACTGGTCGGATTTAGGCGCTCAGGACCCGGATTATCAACGTGGTGGGATCGTGAAGTTACTGGTGTTTTTACGGGAGGAAACGGAAGGAGAGACGCGGGAATACTTACGGTGGAAATACGGGGAGGGAACGGTTGACCCCGATGAGCTGACGCTGGACCTGTCGGGGAGCTTGCGGCTGTCTTTGGGGCACTTAAGATCAATAGATTCGAGCTTGTTGTCGGAATATGAACGTACAAAGCACGAGTATCTAACATCACGCGGGATATCTCAGGAAGTGCAACAGTTATTTCATACGGGATACTGTCCGATTACCAACGCGATAACCATGCCATGGTTTAACGCGGATGGAACGCTTGGTAACGTTAAGTATCGAAAAATTAGCGAGAAATCGTTCTGGTACGCAAAGGGAGGGCGGCCTATCCGGGAGATGGTTTACGGTTTACACATCGTATACACACAGAAGATCAAGCGGGCAGTACTCGTGGAATCAGATATTGACGCAATGTATTTATGGAGCGTGGGGGTCCCGGCTATTGCTCTTGGGGGGTCGAACTTTAGCGAGGAGAAGGCGGAGGCTCTACGGAGGAGTCCGTTGGAGGGAGTCGCGGTAATGGCAGATCACGACGAGGCCGGACAGAAGATGAAACGGGCTGTTGTCGGAGAGATGGCTGGGTATATGACGGTTAAAGTCGTAGGGTATCCGATCCGATACAAGGACCCGAACGAAATAAAAAATAAGGCAGAATTAAATCATGTGTTAAAAAATGTGTTTACAGATAAAAAAAGTTTTATTAAGATAAATTTTTGTAAAGGTGATGATTATTTTTTACGAAATATGATTTCATAATCAAGAGCTTCAAGTAGGGTAATAACATCACTCAAGTTCATATTTTCTCGTGTAAGGCGCATGCTAAAAGTTGATTCCTTCACGCCTAATAGTTCGGCTAATTCCTTATAAGTTTTTATTTTCTTCTCTGCTTTCATAATATCTAAGCACTCTTTAAACGTATTTCCTTGTAGTTCAATTTCCTTCTTCATCTGGAATATCTCTCCTTTACTAAATATATATTCATCATAGCACATATTTAAGTATAATACAGCACATAATGTATTTTATATTCACATATTGTGTTGACAATTCACATAATGTGATTTATACTTTGTTTATACTATTTCGAATAATTGATGGCAGGTGATAA
It includes:
- a CDS encoding helix-turn-helix domain-containing protein, with product MTEQNLVSVETQSEFSVTSGRRETRIFLKMYVDAVHSGLLADIGDENWRTLCVIAAFMNERGECYPTQEMIAHRLGVKRETANRRIKRLLKYRWDGREVVRASKVRGGDGKWQNTRYTVLPISHLAIFKGAT
- a CDS encoding DUF3102 domain-containing protein, which gives rise to MNVEIQSKESTPITSNNIAVLTAEINSYKKLAGQAIFEIGRRLKSVHDANIDSENAEERKLAEQRESLGGWLKWLGEHVEFTRQTATRFIQAFEQLGSGTTSYHLDSGKIFELISLPADVDRADFVSQPHTIPSTGETKSVDEMTVRELREVKRELKAERESREIAERQRDEALESARTMRDTLESIHDDVHEIKTGTEISGRSLEFSASVRDFLKRYSFMTHFDAEFSTMNDRSAKEYQTAVDGMYDFLDGISKMLPSRRNRESIIIEAN
- a CDS encoding DNA replication protein is translated as MTNAPNCILREPCRQSTDPTACTRLCPSFIAMHGASGIGGRVAAACIPSDYAFVTVETAPPRVDQRGIYTNIERYITTFIRQFNDDSERIKSLYLFSYEPGTGKTTTAVAIANAYLTTHYIGSIQRGLQPLQRPVFFLDVNEWQTLFNQFNRPRVPDHVAEPASGKYYEWMKHATNAPFVVLDDIGVRDATDAFRGDLHTIINHRVTNRMPTVYTSNLPMDELAEVFDERLADRVRDQCAQLMFYGESKRGLRK
- a CDS encoding DNA helicase; its protein translation is MAYGESFLSKVIDANDTAAFIRYDISAEHFLTEAERKAYRFITDYADTNGGQAPDYRTVVAECADFTYMPEVGDSFEYMARKIKNDAGKVRLHSFLTGRDVSAKFTELPTEEFAAWLIEQTERIKTETATRSKVGTDIKRDTTTFLDEYRKRKEGTSFKIWKSKFPTINKEIGGYLSGNVYTWYGRSGRGKSIFTMEEAIEAAAQGANVLVWAMEMSRFEWMARAYSSISARQGAITASIDGVNYEAGFENKALLTGKLTEEFERGFEQFLTQINETLPGTIVVRAVDDVDFSSRKVRDLEADIIVTKADVVVIDPYYYMTYEANTSKTTGGDAAETSKKIRAIAGRHQCVIHGITQAEEVRDDKDDEGNRELRPPTRAELKKSKSFLEDSALTIGIDTLDGIGIIQLNKGRNGGEGVTVEVVYLPNYGIVRELPSGEAAVAQFKPQF
- a CDS encoding DNA primase, producing MQIDIRAELEQFPWTAATWTEDKLLAASPFRLDRSPSFYVWLRDSNIAKAGYWSDLGAQDPDYQRGGIVKLLVFLREETEGETREYLRWKYGEGTVDPDELTLDLSGSLRLSLGHLRSIDSSLLSEYERTKHEYLTSRGISQEVQQLFHTGYCPITNAITMPWFNADGTLGNVKYRKISEKSFWYAKGGRPIREMVYGLHIVYTQKIKRAVLVESDIDAMYLWSVGVPAIALGGSNFSEEKAEALRRSPLEGVAVMADHDEAGQKMKRAVVGEMAGYMTVKVVGYPIRYKDPNEIKNKAELNHVLKNVFTDKKSFIKINFCKGDDYFLRNMIS